The following are encoded in a window of Arsenophonus apicola genomic DNA:
- a CDS encoding ATP-binding protein, with translation MHAHCRFENYHIFNAGQKNALNQSVSFAKNFGTGFGGFVFSGGCGTGKNHLAASIGYYLMSKGSSVLCITVADLMMRFRATYEKTAKVTEQQLLDELCKVDLLILDEIGIQYQHSENTKIIVNQLVDRRTSHKKPIGMLTNLNSEQIKQVLGDRVIDRLMMSNGIWLNFNWSSYRRKIQ, from the coding sequence TTGCATGCACATTGCCGATTTGAAAACTATCACATTTTCAACGCGGGTCAGAAAAATGCGTTGAATCAATCCGTCTCATTTGCAAAGAATTTTGGTACAGGATTTGGCGGATTTGTTTTTAGCGGTGGTTGCGGAACGGGCAAAAATCATCTTGCAGCATCGATAGGGTATTATCTCATGAGCAAAGGTAGTTCCGTATTATGCATCACCGTGGCGGATTTGATGATGCGCTTTCGAGCAACCTACGAAAAAACGGCGAAAGTGACAGAACAACAACTGCTCGATGAGCTTTGCAAAGTTGATTTGTTGATTCTAGACGAGATAGGTATTCAGTATCAGCATAGCGAAAACACAAAAATTATTGTTAATCAGCTGGTTGATAGGCGAACTTCACACAAAAAACCGATTGGCATGCTAACCAACTTAAATAGTGAACAAATTAAGCAGGTATTGGGAGATAGAGTCATCGACAGATTGATGATGAGCAATGGGATTTGGCTCAATTTCAACTGGTCAAGCTACCGCCGTAAAATTCAATAA